One part of the Anaeromyxobacter sp. Fw109-5 genome encodes these proteins:
- a CDS encoding C-GCAxxG-C-C family protein has product MTRDEKVRALREKARVLYEGKEVAHRSCGVALAETFGRDPRPYLTLRRGGLTGEGLCGAVLAGQLVLGELLGGDDFTAPAPPALREALERYRAAVAARLRTGGAESLVCNALVGRFPIFQSEERAAFCTDIAATVAEIVAEIAVDLGAEVEVTAMRPSTPLRG; this is encoded by the coding sequence TTGACGAGGGACGAGAAGGTGCGAGCGCTGCGCGAGAAGGCGCGCGTGCTGTACGAGGGCAAGGAGGTCGCCCACCGGAGCTGCGGCGTCGCGCTCGCGGAGACGTTCGGCCGGGATCCCAGGCCGTACCTCACGCTGCGCCGCGGCGGGCTCACCGGCGAGGGGCTCTGCGGCGCCGTGCTCGCGGGGCAGCTCGTGCTGGGAGAGCTGCTCGGCGGCGACGACTTCACCGCCCCCGCCCCGCCCGCCCTCCGGGAGGCCCTCGAGCGCTACCGGGCCGCCGTCGCCGCGCGCCTCCGCACCGGCGGCGCCGAGTCCCTCGTCTGCAACGCGCTCGTCGGGCGCTTCCCGATCTTCCAGTCCGAGGAGCGGGCGGCGTTCTGCACGGACATCGCCGCCACCGTGGCCGAGATCGTGGCCGAGATCGCGGTGGACCTCGGCGCGGAGGTGGAGGTCACGGCGATGCGTCCCTCGACCCCGCTCCGCGGCTGA
- a CDS encoding Fpg/Nei family DNA glycosylase → MPELPDIEVYVEAIAARVRARPLLRVRLGSPFVLRSVDPPLGEAAGKRVEDVRRVGKRIVLALEGDLFLALHLMIAGRLHWREAGAKLPGRVGLAALDFEDGTLVLTEAGTKRRAAIHLVRGAAALAALDRGGIEPLDADLAAFRAALTRENHTLKRALTDPSLLSGIGNAYSDEILHRARLSPVKLTSRLTDEELARLHAATRAVLTEWTDRLRREAAGGFPEGVTAFREEMAVHGRHRQPCPVCGTAVQRIVRAENEVNYCPRCQTEGQILSDRSLARLLKEDWPRTIEELERNPALGAPRPPPAPRRRSR, encoded by the coding sequence GTGCCAGAGCTCCCGGACATCGAGGTCTACGTCGAGGCCATCGCCGCCCGCGTCCGGGCGCGGCCGCTCCTGCGCGTGCGGCTCGGGAGCCCGTTCGTGCTCCGCTCGGTGGACCCGCCGCTCGGCGAGGCCGCCGGGAAGCGCGTCGAGGACGTCCGGCGCGTGGGCAAGCGGATCGTCCTCGCCCTCGAGGGCGACCTCTTCCTCGCGCTGCACCTGATGATCGCGGGCCGCCTCCACTGGCGCGAGGCCGGCGCGAAGCTGCCCGGCCGCGTGGGCCTCGCGGCGCTCGACTTCGAGGACGGCACGCTCGTGCTCACCGAGGCGGGCACGAAGCGGCGCGCCGCGATCCACCTCGTCCGCGGCGCCGCGGCGCTCGCCGCCCTCGACCGCGGCGGGATCGAGCCGCTCGACGCGGACCTCGCCGCGTTCCGGGCCGCGCTCACCCGCGAGAACCACACCCTCAAGCGCGCCCTCACAGATCCCTCCCTGCTGTCCGGCATCGGCAACGCCTACTCGGACGAGATCCTGCACCGGGCCCGGCTCTCCCCCGTCAAGCTCACCTCGCGCCTGACCGACGAGGAGCTGGCGCGGCTCCACGCGGCGACCCGCGCGGTGCTCACGGAGTGGACGGACCGGCTCCGGCGCGAGGCGGCGGGCGGCTTCCCCGAGGGCGTCACCGCCTTCCGCGAGGAGATGGCGGTCCACGGCAGGCACCGCCAGCCGTGCCCCGTGTGCGGCACGGCGGTGCAGCGGATCGTGCGCGCCGAGAACGAGGTCAACTACTGCCCGCGCTGCCAGACCGAGGGGCAGATCCTGTCGGACCGATCGCTGGCGCGGCTCCTCAAGGAGGACTGGCCGCGGACCATCGAGGAGCTCGAGCGCAACCCGGCGCTGGGCGCGCCACGCCCCCCGCCGGCGCCGCGGAGGAGGTCGCGTTGA
- a CDS encoding sigma-54-dependent Fis family transcriptional regulator: MPEHSPSLFPDVDTVESLRRVADALPEGVFVTDRDGKVTFWNRGAERITGWSRDEAIGQRCSLLAGDYVNGCTCGAGPLYCGIAERSRTARRCTLRTRDGRPQVIVKNAIALYAADGTPVGTLETFTDVDPGPELACALGGAVAATAPGDLCGLVGRHPAMVELYRMIRLVARSSATVMITGESGTGKDRIAEAIHSLGERAAGPLIRYSCAALDPGAAEGELFGTSDGRRGRIASAERGTLLLDEVSGAPPALQTKLLRLVEDRTFTARDAAPIPADVRILCTTQRDLRHLVQEGRFRADLYFRLAAFPLHVPALRERIDDVPLLAERFLAEQRAAGHAVGTLSPQTLRVLRAYPWPGNVRELRNTIEYAALVAGAGEIAPEHLPRDVLESRAAPGTPCDPDVDARRALVEALERTGWNRTRAAELLGVSRVTLWKRMRRLGVADPGER; the protein is encoded by the coding sequence TTGCCCGAGCATTCGCCGTCCCTCTTCCCCGACGTGGACACCGTGGAGAGCCTGCGCCGCGTCGCGGACGCGCTCCCGGAGGGGGTCTTCGTCACCGATCGGGACGGGAAGGTGACGTTCTGGAACCGCGGCGCGGAGCGGATCACCGGCTGGTCGCGGGACGAGGCGATCGGCCAGCGCTGCTCGCTGCTCGCCGGGGATTACGTGAACGGGTGCACCTGCGGCGCCGGCCCGCTCTACTGCGGGATCGCGGAGCGCTCGCGCACCGCCCGGCGCTGCACGCTCCGCACGAGGGACGGTCGTCCGCAGGTCATCGTCAAGAACGCGATCGCGCTCTACGCGGCGGACGGAACGCCGGTGGGCACGCTCGAGACCTTCACCGACGTGGACCCCGGGCCCGAGCTGGCGTGCGCGCTCGGCGGGGCCGTCGCCGCGACCGCGCCGGGTGACCTGTGCGGCCTCGTCGGCCGGCACCCGGCCATGGTCGAGCTGTATCGCATGATCCGGCTCGTCGCCCGCTCGAGCGCGACCGTGATGATCACCGGCGAGAGCGGGACCGGGAAGGATCGCATCGCCGAGGCGATCCACTCGCTCGGCGAACGCGCGGCGGGCCCGCTGATCCGCTACTCGTGCGCGGCGCTCGATCCCGGCGCCGCCGAAGGCGAGCTGTTCGGGACCTCCGATGGCCGGCGCGGCCGGATCGCGAGCGCGGAGCGCGGGACGCTGCTCCTCGACGAGGTGTCCGGCGCACCCCCCGCGCTCCAGACGAAGCTCCTCCGCCTGGTCGAGGACCGCACGTTCACGGCCCGCGACGCGGCTCCGATCCCCGCCGACGTCCGCATCCTCTGCACCACCCAGCGCGATCTGCGCCACCTCGTCCAGGAGGGGCGCTTCCGCGCCGATCTGTACTTCCGCCTGGCCGCGTTCCCCCTCCACGTCCCCGCCCTGCGGGAGCGGATCGACGACGTGCCGCTGCTCGCGGAACGGTTCCTCGCGGAGCAGCGAGCGGCGGGGCATGCCGTGGGCACGCTGTCGCCGCAGACACTCCGCGTGCTCCGCGCGTATCCGTGGCCGGGCAACGTCCGCGAGCTCCGCAACACGATCGAGTACGCGGCGCTGGTCGCCGGCGCGGGCGAGATCGCGCCGGAGCACCTCCCCCGCGACGTCCTCGAGTCCCGCGCCGCCCCTGGCACGCCGTGCGATCCCGACGTGGACGCCCGGCGCGCGCTCGTCGAGGCGCTGGAGCGCACCGGCTGGAACCGGACCCGCGCCGCCGAGCTGCTCGGCGTGTCGCGCGTCACGCTCTGGAAGCGCATGCGTCGCCTCGGCGTCGCCGACCCGGGCGAGCGCTGA
- a CDS encoding amidase, with the protein MALSEDVLFSGVDALSQRLRARELSPVELTEAFLARIDAHAGRLGCFVTVTPERALAEARAAETELAAGRWRGPLHGVPFGLKDLVDTAGIRTTFGAAPYADRVPTRDAAIVTRLAQAGAVLLGKLSMVELAGGLGYHTGAAALNGPCRTPWDLARWSGGSSSGAGSAVAAGLVAFAIGSETWGSITCPSAFCGVTGLRPTYGVVPRHGAMALSYTMDKLGPMARSARDCALVLDAIAGPDARDPSAISPPPGLARVRPQVARGLRVAVLGFPEKPEPAPGAREAFARAEEVLREAGGLLEPAALPELPYEPLANLFIEAEVATACEELIRSGRTRELADASHRAKRPEDYLPKANAADYVRAMRVRGEVQRALAGFFTRHDLVLAPNLPFTPPRVDENFDALFASPDPLGAAGNVAGLPAVAVPMGFSGGLPLSMQLVGPPLEEGRLLSVAALFQARTEHHLARPDLSPPAVPMAAVTPR; encoded by the coding sequence GTGGCCCTCTCCGAGGACGTGCTGTTCTCCGGGGTGGACGCGCTCTCGCAGCGGCTCCGGGCGCGCGAGCTGTCCCCCGTGGAGCTCACCGAGGCGTTCCTCGCCCGGATCGACGCGCACGCGGGTCGGCTCGGCTGCTTCGTCACGGTGACGCCCGAGCGGGCGCTCGCCGAGGCCCGCGCCGCCGAGACGGAGCTCGCCGCGGGGCGCTGGCGGGGGCCGCTGCACGGGGTGCCGTTCGGGCTCAAGGACCTGGTCGACACCGCGGGGATCCGCACCACCTTCGGCGCCGCGCCCTACGCGGACCGGGTGCCGACCCGCGACGCGGCGATCGTCACCCGCCTCGCCCAGGCGGGCGCGGTGCTGCTCGGGAAGCTCTCGATGGTCGAGCTCGCCGGCGGACTCGGCTACCACACCGGCGCGGCCGCGCTGAACGGGCCATGCCGGACGCCGTGGGACCTCGCGCGCTGGTCGGGCGGCTCCTCCTCGGGCGCGGGCTCCGCGGTCGCGGCCGGGCTCGTGGCGTTCGCCATCGGCTCGGAGACGTGGGGGTCCATCACCTGTCCGTCGGCCTTCTGCGGCGTCACCGGGCTCCGCCCCACGTACGGCGTGGTGCCGCGGCACGGCGCGATGGCGCTCTCGTACACGATGGACAAGCTCGGGCCCATGGCGCGCAGCGCTCGCGACTGCGCGCTCGTGCTCGACGCGATCGCCGGGCCCGACGCGCGCGACCCGAGCGCGATCTCGCCGCCCCCCGGGCTGGCGCGGGTCCGTCCGCAGGTGGCGCGCGGGTTGCGCGTCGCGGTCCTCGGCTTCCCGGAGAAGCCCGAGCCCGCCCCCGGTGCGCGCGAGGCGTTCGCCCGGGCGGAGGAGGTGCTCCGCGAGGCGGGCGGGCTCCTCGAGCCGGCCGCGCTCCCGGAGCTCCCCTACGAGCCGCTCGCGAACCTCTTCATCGAGGCGGAGGTCGCGACCGCCTGCGAGGAGCTCATCCGCTCGGGCCGGACGCGCGAGCTCGCCGACGCCTCCCACCGCGCGAAGCGGCCGGAGGACTACCTGCCGAAGGCGAACGCCGCCGATTACGTGAGGGCCATGCGCGTGCGCGGCGAGGTCCAGCGGGCGCTCGCCGGCTTCTTCACGCGCCATGACCTCGTGCTCGCGCCGAACCTCCCGTTCACGCCGCCGCGGGTGGACGAGAACTTCGACGCGCTGTTCGCGTCCCCCGACCCGCTGGGCGCCGCGGGGAACGTGGCGGGCCTGCCGGCGGTGGCGGTGCCGATGGGGTTCTCGGGTGGGCTTCCGCTGTCGATGCAGCTGGTGGGGCCTCCCCTCGAGGAGGGGCGGCTCCTCTCGGTCGCCGCGCTCTTCCAGGCCAGGACGGAGCACCACCTCGCGCGCCCCGACCTCTCCCCACCCGCAGTACCCATGGCCGCCGTGACCCCACGGTGA
- a CDS encoding 1-acyl-sn-glycerol-3-phosphate acyltransferase, translating into MPVIAAIGYFLTGLVILLALPLQLLLFALTFPFDRNRAVVGRFSRLAAVAVTRTFPPWRLRVEGRWPAGRQAYVVVANHQSLLDILMLSKLPREMKWVAKESLFKVPWVGWIFRISGDIPVRRGDSESGGAALAKARRYLERGMNVMIFPEGTRSVSAKLLPFKSGAFRLAIEAGVPVLPVAVHGAAQGMPKGSPWVRPCRAYARILEPVPTAGLTIEDTGRLKEEVRRRIAAALPASDVGNGEQRAG; encoded by the coding sequence GTGCCCGTCATCGCCGCGATCGGCTACTTCCTCACCGGCCTCGTCATCCTGCTCGCGCTGCCGCTGCAGCTGCTCCTCTTCGCCCTCACGTTCCCCTTCGACCGGAATCGCGCCGTGGTTGGCCGGTTCTCCCGGCTGGCGGCGGTCGCGGTCACGAGGACCTTCCCCCCCTGGCGGCTCCGGGTGGAGGGGCGCTGGCCGGCCGGGCGGCAGGCCTACGTGGTGGTCGCGAACCACCAGTCGCTGCTCGACATCCTGATGCTGTCGAAGCTCCCCCGCGAGATGAAGTGGGTCGCGAAGGAGTCGCTCTTCAAGGTGCCGTGGGTCGGCTGGATCTTCCGCATCTCCGGGGACATCCCGGTCCGCCGCGGCGACTCGGAGAGCGGCGGCGCCGCGCTCGCGAAGGCGCGCCGCTACCTCGAGCGCGGCATGAACGTGATGATCTTCCCGGAGGGAACGCGGAGCGTGAGCGCGAAGCTCCTGCCCTTCAAGTCGGGAGCGTTCCGGCTCGCCATCGAGGCGGGCGTGCCCGTCCTCCCGGTCGCGGTGCACGGCGCCGCTCAGGGGATGCCGAAGGGGAGCCCGTGGGTGCGGCCGTGCCGCGCCTACGCGCGGATCCTCGAGCCGGTCCCGACGGCGGGCCTGACCATCGAGGACACCGGTCGCCTGAAGGAGGAGGTGCGCCGCCGCATCGCGGCCGCGCTGCCGGCGTCGGACGTGGGGAACGGGGAGCAGCGGGCGGGGTAG
- a CDS encoding lactate racemase domain-containing protein has translation MTILLGYGARPLPLPDVPGARVLLPPVAPPVAELAAALDAALAHPVGARPLASVATARTRVVVIVSDSSRDEPRSELFSAVRRALAAVPDDHLTVAVANGTHGPKPLERLGLPEEVLRRHRVVNHDARDDASMVEMGRTSRGTRIRVNRCVAEADLVVSTGKVKPHYFAGWGGGAKGIFPGLGHDVDIRQNHKLKADPASALGRADGNPCREDIEEAVRRIGRDTYLVNVVEAGATILGAVAGDVVYAHREAVRLARPWCEVEAAPADIVVVSAPLPVSGSLYQASKLIPPAGLLLREGGVVIVAAECPEGTGPLKVVNEGIFELGVRRYLPAGATVLLVSGMDEATVRGTYATYAPDLASAIARARALVAKSDPSVLVLPDAGDLVPRAG, from the coding sequence GTGACCATCCTCCTCGGCTACGGCGCCCGTCCGCTCCCGCTGCCGGATGTACCCGGCGCCCGCGTGCTCCTCCCGCCCGTCGCCCCGCCGGTGGCCGAGCTCGCCGCGGCGCTCGACGCCGCCCTCGCCCACCCGGTGGGCGCCCGCCCGCTCGCCTCCGTGGCCACGGCACGGACGCGGGTCGTCGTGATCGTGAGCGACTCGTCGCGAGACGAGCCGCGGTCCGAGCTGTTCTCCGCGGTCCGCCGTGCGCTCGCGGCCGTGCCCGACGACCACCTCACCGTCGCCGTCGCGAACGGGACGCACGGTCCGAAGCCGCTCGAGCGGCTCGGCCTGCCCGAGGAGGTGCTGCGGCGCCACCGCGTGGTGAACCACGACGCGCGCGACGACGCCTCGATGGTGGAGATGGGGCGGACGAGCCGCGGCACGCGCATCCGCGTGAACCGCTGCGTCGCCGAGGCGGACCTCGTCGTGTCGACCGGCAAGGTGAAGCCGCACTATTTCGCCGGCTGGGGCGGCGGCGCGAAGGGGATCTTCCCGGGGCTGGGACACGACGTCGACATCCGCCAGAACCACAAGCTGAAGGCCGATCCCGCCTCGGCGCTCGGCCGCGCCGACGGGAACCCGTGCCGCGAGGACATCGAGGAGGCCGTCCGCAGGATCGGGCGCGACACCTACCTCGTGAACGTCGTCGAGGCGGGCGCCACCATCCTGGGCGCCGTCGCGGGCGACGTCGTCTACGCGCATCGCGAGGCGGTGCGGCTCGCGCGCCCGTGGTGCGAGGTCGAGGCGGCGCCCGCGGACATCGTGGTCGTCTCGGCGCCGCTGCCGGTGTCCGGCTCGCTCTACCAGGCGTCGAAGCTCATCCCGCCCGCGGGCCTGCTGCTCCGCGAGGGCGGCGTGGTGATCGTGGCCGCCGAGTGCCCCGAGGGCACCGGGCCGCTCAAGGTGGTGAACGAGGGGATCTTCGAGCTGGGCGTGCGCCGCTACCTGCCCGCCGGCGCGACGGTGCTGCTCGTCTCCGGCATGGACGAGGCGACGGTGCGCGGGACGTACGCGACCTACGCGCCTGACCTCGCGAGCGCGATTGCGCGCGCCCGCGCGCTCGTGGCGAAGTCGGATCCGAGCGTGCTCGTGCTGCCCGACGCGGGGGATCTGGTGCCGCGGGCGGGCTGA
- a CDS encoding dihydrofolate reductase family protein: MSRLRINSFAISIDGYGAGPGQSLDHPMGVGGMALHQWVLGTKTFQRMHADFAGSLIGDEVAREDVDDAFAARGFENVGAWILGRNMFGPVRGPWPDDGWKGWWGSNPPYHVPVFVLTHHARAPIEMEGGTTFHFVTDGIHAALERAREAARGKDVRLGGGVATIRQYLTAGLIDELHLAISPVLLGRGEHLLAGIDTVSLGYTCTEHASTDLATHVVLTRSPRNPR, encoded by the coding sequence ATGTCGAGGCTCAGGATCAACTCATTCGCAATCTCCATCGACGGCTACGGCGCCGGTCCCGGCCAGAGCCTCGACCATCCGATGGGCGTGGGAGGGATGGCGCTGCACCAGTGGGTCCTCGGCACGAAGACGTTCCAGAGGATGCACGCCGACTTCGCCGGATCGCTCATCGGCGACGAGGTCGCCAGAGAAGACGTCGATGACGCGTTCGCCGCCCGCGGCTTCGAGAACGTCGGCGCCTGGATCCTGGGCCGCAACATGTTCGGGCCGGTGCGGGGCCCCTGGCCCGACGACGGCTGGAAGGGATGGTGGGGCTCCAACCCGCCCTACCACGTGCCGGTCTTCGTGCTCACCCACCACGCTCGCGCGCCCATCGAAATGGAGGGCGGAACGACGTTCCACTTCGTGACCGACGGCATCCACGCCGCCCTGGAGCGCGCGCGCGAGGCGGCTCGGGGCAAGGACGTCCGGCTCGGCGGTGGCGTGGCCACCATCCGGCAGTACCTCACCGCAGGGCTGATCGACGAGCTCCACCTCGCCATCTCGCCCGTGCTCCTGGGCAGGGGCGAGCACCTCCTCGCCGGCATCGACACGGTGAGCCTCGGCTACACGTGCACGGAGCACGCCTCCACCGACCTCGCCACCCACGTCGTCCTGACGAGGTCACCTCGAAACCCACGGTGA
- a CDS encoding SRPBCC family protein, which produces MSTVRSLEPESEREMVITRLVQAPRRLVWQAFTSAENLGRWWGPEGFRTTTSEFELRPGGRWVHVMHGPDGTDYPNQLTWREVVPPERLTYLHAGDDGHTFESRIVLEERGGATLVTMRALFPTRAERDLVVERYRADEGGEQTLGRLAALCEAQVGQT; this is translated from the coding sequence ATGAGCACGGTGCGCTCCCTGGAGCCGGAGTCGGAGCGGGAGATGGTGATCACGCGGCTGGTGCAGGCGCCGCGGCGGCTCGTGTGGCAGGCCTTCACCAGCGCCGAGAACCTGGGCAGGTGGTGGGGGCCCGAAGGCTTCCGCACCACCACGAGCGAGTTCGAGCTCCGGCCCGGCGGTCGCTGGGTCCACGTGATGCACGGGCCCGACGGCACCGACTACCCCAACCAGCTCACCTGGCGCGAGGTCGTCCCGCCGGAGCGGCTGACGTATCTCCACGCCGGCGACGACGGCCACACCTTCGAGAGCCGCATCGTCCTCGAGGAGCGGGGCGGCGCCACGCTGGTGACGATGCGGGCGCTCTTTCCCACGCGGGCGGAGCGCGACCTGGTGGTGGAGCGCTACCGCGCCGACGAGGGCGGCGAGCAGACGCTGGGGCGGCTCGCGGCGCTGTGCGAGGCGCAGGTGGGGCAGACCTAG
- a CDS encoding helix-turn-helix transcriptional regulator: MARAATTTDAWNAVAEPQRRRILTLLRGGEQPVTELARALRMDQPRASKHLRVLREVGLVRVREQGRQRLYALDARGLRPIHEWVGGFERFWNESFARLDAFVQELAEQEERKR, from the coding sequence ATGGCTCGAGCCGCCACCACCACCGACGCCTGGAACGCCGTGGCCGAGCCGCAGCGCCGCCGCATCCTCACGCTGCTCCGCGGCGGCGAGCAGCCGGTGACCGAGTTGGCCAGGGCGCTGCGCATGGACCAGCCCCGCGCCTCCAAGCACCTGCGGGTGCTGCGCGAGGTGGGGCTGGTGCGGGTGCGCGAGCAGGGGCGCCAACGGCTCTACGCCCTCGACGCGCGCGGCCTGCGCCCCATCCACGAGTGGGTGGGCGGCTTCGAGCGCTTCTGGAACGAGAGCTTCGCCCGGCTCGACGCCTTCGTGCAGGAGCTCGCCGAGCAGGAGGAGAGGAAGCGATGA
- the hypB gene encoding hydrogenase nickel incorporation protein HypB, with amino-acid sequence MCTTCGCGDTELVPVELHEKILAGNDRAARHNREHFLEAGVLALNLMGSPGAGKTAVLEATAKAAAAKGWKLGAVSADLATDNDARRLQKAGIPSKAITTGQACHLDAELVHRSLHDFPWRGTDVFFIENVGNLVCPAIYDLGQAANVVVLSVTEGEDKPLKYPVMFHAADLVLLTKCDLVPHLDVELAKVHDALARVMPRPHVIEVSARTGQGMDAWVRWVEELRNGFGLREVKAHSHSHDHAHAHEHAHHHGHGHEHAAADGRPGKHGR; translated from the coding sequence ATGTGCACGACCTGCGGCTGCGGTGACACCGAGCTCGTCCCGGTGGAGCTGCACGAGAAGATCCTGGCCGGCAACGATCGCGCCGCGCGCCACAACCGCGAGCACTTCCTCGAGGCGGGCGTCCTCGCCCTGAACCTCATGGGCTCGCCGGGCGCCGGCAAGACCGCGGTGCTCGAGGCGACGGCGAAGGCCGCCGCCGCCAAGGGCTGGAAGCTCGGCGCCGTCTCCGCGGATCTCGCGACCGACAACGACGCGCGACGGCTCCAGAAGGCGGGCATCCCGTCGAAGGCCATCACCACCGGTCAGGCCTGCCACCTCGACGCCGAGCTGGTCCACCGCTCGCTGCACGACTTCCCCTGGCGCGGCACCGACGTGTTCTTCATCGAGAACGTCGGGAACCTCGTCTGCCCGGCCATCTACGACCTCGGCCAGGCCGCGAACGTGGTGGTGCTCTCGGTCACCGAGGGCGAGGACAAGCCCCTCAAGTACCCAGTGATGTTCCACGCCGCCGACCTCGTGCTGCTCACGAAGTGCGATCTCGTCCCGCACCTCGACGTCGAGCTCGCGAAGGTCCACGACGCGCTCGCGCGCGTGATGCCGCGGCCGCACGTCATCGAGGTCTCCGCCCGCACCGGTCAGGGCATGGACGCGTGGGTGCGGTGGGTGGAGGAGCTGCGCAACGGGTTCGGGCTCCGCGAGGTGAAGGCGCACTCGCACTCGCACGATCATGCCCACGCGCACGAGCACGCCCATCACCACGGCCACGGCCACGAGCACGCGGCCGCGGACGGTCGGCCGGGGAAGCACGGCAGGTAA
- a CDS encoding hydrogenase maturation nickel metallochaperone HypA — MHEYSLIEALVTRVEAEARKRNALAVHKLSVRVGELSGVDPELFQTAYETFRAGTICADAPLTLTRVAASWSCPRCKTPIARGAILRCPACDAPGKLDDGSDALTLDGIEMEVP, encoded by the coding sequence ATGCACGAGTACTCGCTCATCGAGGCGCTGGTCACGCGCGTGGAGGCGGAGGCCCGCAAGCGCAACGCGCTCGCGGTGCACAAGCTCTCGGTCCGCGTGGGCGAGCTCTCGGGGGTGGACCCCGAGCTCTTCCAGACCGCCTACGAGACCTTCCGCGCCGGCACGATCTGCGCGGACGCCCCGCTCACCCTCACCCGCGTCGCGGCGAGCTGGTCCTGCCCGCGCTGCAAGACGCCCATCGCGCGCGGCGCGATCCTGCGCTGCCCCGCGTGCGACGCGCCCGGCAAGCTCGACGACGGCTCCGACGCGCTGACCCTCGACGGCATCGAGATGGAGGTACCCTGA
- the hypE gene encoding hydrogenase expression/formation protein HypE, whose product MDKPVAKIGLKHGSGGRAMRQLIEDVFLTLASPVDGIGLSALDDGAAIRVGDRWLVVTTDSHVVHPIFFPGGDIGRLSVSGTVNDLAMMGATEPLGLTCAVVLEDGFPRADLERVVASMRETAREANAPIVTGDTKVMGKDEVDGIVLNTTGVALAERVVSDAGLRAGDLLIVTGTIGDHGMAIMSRRHDLRLEGDLRSDVAPLNGLVREALRAGGEDVVAMKDPTRGGVAGVLHEMAAKGKVGIVIDETALPVRDEVRAAGEMIGIDPLLVANEGKAVIAVRARAADKVLAALRAHPLGASATVIATAIAERPGAVILDTGFGKRMLAEPEGELLPRIC is encoded by the coding sequence ATGGACAAGCCCGTCGCCAAGATCGGCCTCAAGCACGGCTCGGGCGGGCGCGCCATGCGCCAGCTCATCGAGGACGTGTTCCTCACCCTCGCCTCCCCGGTGGACGGCATCGGCCTCTCGGCGCTCGACGACGGCGCGGCCATCCGCGTCGGCGACCGCTGGCTCGTCGTCACCACCGACTCGCACGTCGTCCACCCCATCTTCTTCCCGGGCGGCGACATCGGGCGGCTCAGCGTCTCCGGGACGGTGAACGACCTCGCCATGATGGGCGCCACCGAGCCGCTCGGGCTCACCTGCGCCGTGGTCCTCGAGGACGGCTTCCCGCGCGCGGACCTGGAGCGCGTGGTGGCGTCCATGCGGGAGACGGCGCGCGAGGCGAACGCGCCCATCGTCACCGGCGACACCAAGGTGATGGGCAAGGACGAGGTGGACGGCATCGTCCTCAACACCACCGGCGTGGCACTCGCCGAGCGCGTCGTGTCCGACGCCGGCCTGCGCGCCGGCGACCTCCTCATCGTCACCGGCACCATCGGCGACCACGGCATGGCCATCATGTCGCGCCGCCACGACCTCCGGCTCGAGGGCGACCTGCGCTCCGACGTGGCGCCGCTCAACGGCCTCGTCCGCGAGGCGCTCCGCGCCGGCGGCGAGGACGTGGTCGCCATGAAGGACCCCACCCGCGGCGGCGTGGCGGGCGTGCTGCACGAGATGGCGGCGAAGGGGAAGGTCGGGATCGTGATCGACGAGACCGCCCTCCCCGTGCGCGACGAGGTGCGCGCCGCCGGCGAGATGATCGGCATCGACCCGCTCCTCGTCGCGAACGAGGGCAAGGCGGTGATCGCGGTGCGTGCGCGCGCGGCCGACAAGGTCCTCGCCGCGCTGCGCGCCCACCCGCTCGGCGCCTCCGCGACCGTGATCGCCACCGCCATCGCAGAGCGGCCCGGGGCCGTGATCCTCGACACCGGGTTCGGCAAGCGGATGCTGGCGGAGCCCGAGGGCGAGCTCCTGCCGCGGATCTGCTAG